CAGGATCCAGAGTAGTTGGAATGGATTTCTGCCCTGCCATGCTGTTACAAGCTAAGAGAAAAGGGGTGTGTACGTTAGTGTGTGGAGATGCCACGGATATGCCGTTCCGATCTGGAACCTTTGACGTAATCACCGTGGCTTTTGGGCTACGCAACATGGGAAATTACCAAAGAGCTATTCAAGAAATGGCGCGAGTGCTATCCTGCGGGGGGGGGCTTTTTATTCTCGAATTTTCCATGCCAAAGAACTTATGTGTGCGGGCCCTCTATCGGATTTATCTGCATCATCTTCTCCCTACACTTGCCGCATGGGTAACCGGTCATAGGGAGGCTTATAAGTACTTG
This DNA window, taken from Candidatus Xiphinematobacter sp., encodes the following:
- a CDS encoding ubiquinone/menaquinone biosynthesis methyltransferase; protein product: MFSSIAGRYDIANHLLCCGLDYVWRRRVAKIVKQWNAKCILDLATGSGALAKVLQETCPGSRVVGMDFCPAMLLQAKRKGVCTLVCGDATDMPFRSGTFDVITVAFGLRNMGNYQRAIQEMARVLSCGGGLFILEFSMPKNLCVRALYRIYLHHLLPTLAAWVTGHREAYKYLGASIERFPGDRLLYFLEKYGFLETQIQRLCLGIVSLYAARRS